One genomic region from Longimicrobium sp. encodes:
- a CDS encoding GNAT family N-acetyltransferase → MIRPLDPADAAAFQALRLRGLRESREAFGSTYEEEAGVPLDEVAARLARGAEGEDVVFGALDGEGVLVGVAGLRRDSHRKARHRAHVWGMYVAPEARGRGLG, encoded by the coding sequence CGCTGGACCCCGCCGACGCCGCGGCGTTCCAGGCGCTGAGGCTGCGCGGCCTGAGGGAATCGCGCGAGGCGTTCGGCTCCACGTACGAGGAGGAAGCCGGGGTGCCGCTGGACGAAGTCGCCGCTCGCCTGGCGCGCGGGGCCGAGGGTGAGGACGTGGTATTCGGCGCGTTGGACGGCGAGGGCGTGCTGGTGGGTGTGGCGGGCCTTCGTCGCGACAGCCACCGAAAGGCACGGCACCGCGCCCACGTCTGGGGAATGTACGTGGCTCCCGAGGCGCGCGGGCGGGGGCTGGGCC